One window of Triplophysa rosa linkage group LG10, Trosa_1v2, whole genome shotgun sequence genomic DNA carries:
- the rnf144aa gene encoding probable E3 ubiquitin-protein ligase RNF144A-A isoform X1, with protein sequence MAAPDEKKLLAQLVPLQSDSMHLGKAELTVTLYKRGSAAGTMTTARYRPTWDLALDPLVSCKLCLGEFPLEQMTTITQCQCVFCTLCLKQYVELLIKEGFETAISCPDSACPKRGHLQENEIECMVATEIMQRYRKLQFEKEVLLDPRRTWCPSSTCQAVCQLKESDTPLPQLVRCSICTHKFCSACKATWHADQDCQENVPMTSFLPGESSSFFKADDDDTPIKRCPKCKVYIERDEGCAQMMCKNCKHAFCWYCLESLDDDFLLIHYDKGPCRNKLGHSRASVIWHRTQVVGIFAGFGLLLLVASPFLLLATPFVLCCKCKCSKGDDDPLPT encoded by the exons ATG GCAGCACCAGACGAGAAAAAATTGCTGGCCCAACTCGTTCCATTACAATCGGACAGCATGCATCTTGGAAAGGCCGAGCTTACGGTTACATTATATAAACGGGG CTCTGCAGCAGGAACCATGACCACAGCGAGGTACCGACCCACCTGGGATTTGGCCCTGGACCCGCTGGTGTCTTGTAAGCTGTGCCTAGGAGAGTTTCCTTTGGAGCAAATGACCACCATCACCCAGTGCCAATGCGTCTTCTGCACCCTG tgCCTGAAGCAGTATGTGGAACTTCTCATCAAAGAGGGCTTTGAAACTGCTATCAGTTGTCCAGACTCTGCCTGTCCAAAACGTGGACATTTACAGGAAAATGAG ATTGAATGCATGGTGGCCACAGAGATAATGCAGAGGTACAGGAAGCTGCAGTTTGAGAAAG AGGTGTTGCTGGATCCGCGCCGGACCTGGTGCCCGTCTTCCACGTGCCAGGCAGTGTGCCAGCTGAAAGAGTCTGACACGCCACTTCCGCAATTGGTGCGGTGCAGCATCTGCACACACAAGTTTTGTTCCGCCTGCAAGGCCACCTGGCACGCGGACCAAGACTGCCAGGAGAACGTTCCCATGACCTCCTTTCTACCTGGAGAgagcag TTCTTTCTTTAAGGCCGATGATGACGACACCCCCATCAAACGTTGTCCCAAATGTAAAGTGTACATAGAGAGAGATGAGGGCTGTGCCCAGATGATGTGTAAAAACTGCAAGCATGCATTCTGCTGGTATTGCCTGGAGTCTCTGGAC GACGACTTCCTCCTGATTCATTATGACAAAGGACCCTGCCGGAACAAATTAGGCCACTCGCGAGCCTCCGTGATCTGGCACAGAACACAG GTTGTTGGAATCTTTGCTGGTTTCGGTCTTCTTTTACTGGTAGCCTCACCTTTCTTGCTGCTTGCCACGCCCTTCGTTCTGTGCTGTAAGTGCAAATGCAGTAAAGGTGACGATGACCCTTTACCCACCTAA
- the rnf144aa gene encoding probable E3 ubiquitin-protein ligase RNF144A-A isoform X2 — MTTARYRPTWDLALDPLVSCKLCLGEFPLEQMTTITQCQCVFCTLCLKQYVELLIKEGFETAISCPDSACPKRGHLQENEIECMVATEIMQRYRKLQFEKEVLLDPRRTWCPSSTCQAVCQLKESDTPLPQLVRCSICTHKFCSACKATWHADQDCQENVPMTSFLPGESSSFFKADDDDTPIKRCPKCKVYIERDEGCAQMMCKNCKHAFCWYCLESLDDDFLLIHYDKGPCRNKLGHSRASVIWHRTQVVGIFAGFGLLLLVASPFLLLATPFVLCCKCKCSKGDDDPLPT; from the exons ATGACCACAGCGAGGTACCGACCCACCTGGGATTTGGCCCTGGACCCGCTGGTGTCTTGTAAGCTGTGCCTAGGAGAGTTTCCTTTGGAGCAAATGACCACCATCACCCAGTGCCAATGCGTCTTCTGCACCCTG tgCCTGAAGCAGTATGTGGAACTTCTCATCAAAGAGGGCTTTGAAACTGCTATCAGTTGTCCAGACTCTGCCTGTCCAAAACGTGGACATTTACAGGAAAATGAG ATTGAATGCATGGTGGCCACAGAGATAATGCAGAGGTACAGGAAGCTGCAGTTTGAGAAAG AGGTGTTGCTGGATCCGCGCCGGACCTGGTGCCCGTCTTCCACGTGCCAGGCAGTGTGCCAGCTGAAAGAGTCTGACACGCCACTTCCGCAATTGGTGCGGTGCAGCATCTGCACACACAAGTTTTGTTCCGCCTGCAAGGCCACCTGGCACGCGGACCAAGACTGCCAGGAGAACGTTCCCATGACCTCCTTTCTACCTGGAGAgagcag TTCTTTCTTTAAGGCCGATGATGACGACACCCCCATCAAACGTTGTCCCAAATGTAAAGTGTACATAGAGAGAGATGAGGGCTGTGCCCAGATGATGTGTAAAAACTGCAAGCATGCATTCTGCTGGTATTGCCTGGAGTCTCTGGAC GACGACTTCCTCCTGATTCATTATGACAAAGGACCCTGCCGGAACAAATTAGGCCACTCGCGAGCCTCCGTGATCTGGCACAGAACACAG GTTGTTGGAATCTTTGCTGGTTTCGGTCTTCTTTTACTGGTAGCCTCACCTTTCTTGCTGCTTGCCACGCCCTTCGTTCTGTGCTGTAAGTGCAAATGCAGTAAAGGTGACGATGACCCTTTACCCACCTAA